A genome region from Vibrio tapetis subsp. tapetis includes the following:
- a CDS encoding Na(+)-translocating NADH-quinone reductase subunit C, with translation MANNNDSIKKTLFVVIALSLVCSIVVSASAVLLRDKQRENAVLDKQSKIIDVAGYSAASPTEVRALYASNIEPRLVDFATGDFVDGDAAAYDQRQSAKDPAQSIKLTGEQDEAKIIRRANTGIVYLVKEGTATTKVIIPVHGNGLWSMMYAFVAVETDGNTVSGLTYYEQGETPGLGGEIENPTWRAQFVGKKLFDENHKPAIKIVKGGAPEGSEHGVDGLSGATLTATGVQHTFDFWLGDMGFGPFLAKVRDGGLN, from the coding sequence ATGGCAAATAATAACGATAGCATTAAAAAGACGCTGTTTGTTGTTATCGCATTGAGCTTAGTGTGCTCAATTGTGGTGTCGGCTTCAGCGGTATTATTGCGTGACAAACAGCGCGAAAATGCAGTACTAGACAAGCAATCGAAAATCATCGATGTTGCTGGCTATTCTGCAGCTTCTCCTACAGAAGTTCGTGCGCTTTACGCAAGTAATATAGAACCTCGTCTGGTTGACTTTGCAACCGGTGATTTTGTCGACGGCGATGCAGCAGCATACGACCAACGTCAATCAGCGAAAGATCCTGCTCAGTCAATCAAACTGACTGGCGAACAAGACGAAGCTAAAATCATTCGTCGTGCTAACACAGGTATTGTTTACCTTGTGAAAGAAGGCACGGCAACGACTAAAGTTATCATTCCTGTTCACGGTAATGGTCTTTGGTCGATGATGTACGCATTTGTTGCGGTAGAAACTGATGGCAACACAGTTTCTGGTCTTACTTACTACGAGCAAGGTGAAACTCCTGGGCTTGGTGGCGAGATCGAAAACCCAACTTGGCGTGCACAGTTCGTTGGCAAAAAACTGTTCGATGAGAACCACAAACCTGCGATTAAAATCGTAAAAGGTGGCGCTCCTGAAGGTTCTGAGCACGGTGTTGATGGCCTTTCTGGTGCAACATTAACAGCGACTGGCGTTCAACACACTTTCGATTTTTGGTTAGGGGACATGGGCTTTGGTCCTTTCCTAGCAAAAGTACGTGACGGAGGCCTGAACTAA
- a CDS encoding NADH:ubiquinone reductase (Na(+)-transporting) subunit B — MALKKFIEDIEHHFEPGGKHEKWFALYEAAATLFYTPGLVTKKGTHVRDSVDLKRIMIMVWFAVFPAMFWGMYNTGHQAIVALNHLYSGAELASVIAGNWHYWGTELIGGTLGAEAGWGSKMLLGATYFLPIYATVFIVGGFWEVLFCMVRKHEVNEGFFVTSILFALIVPPTLPLWQAALGITFGVVVAKEIFGGTGRNFLNPALAGRAFLFFAYPAQISGDVVWTAADGFSGATALSQWAQGGNGALINGVTGEAITWMDAFIGNIPGSIGEVSTLALMIGAAMIVYMGIASWRIIIGVMLGMVATSFLFNVIGSDTNAMFAMPWHWHLVLGGFAFGMFFMATDPVSASFTDNGKWVYGALIGAMCVMIRVANPAYPEGMMLAILFANLFAPLFDHVVVEKNIKRRNARYGK, encoded by the coding sequence ATGGCTTTGAAGAAGTTCATTGAAGACATAGAACATCATTTTGAGCCGGGTGGTAAACACGAAAAATGGTTTGCCCTTTATGAAGCAGCAGCAACGTTGTTTTATACGCCTGGTTTAGTAACAAAAAAAGGCACTCACGTACGTGATAGTGTCGATCTAAAACGCATCATGATCATGGTGTGGTTTGCGGTATTCCCTGCCATGTTTTGGGGTATGTACAACACTGGCCATCAGGCTATCGTTGCACTTAACCACCTCTATTCAGGTGCAGAGCTTGCTTCAGTAATCGCGGGTAACTGGCATTACTGGGGGACCGAGTTAATCGGGGGCACGCTCGGGGCAGAGGCCGGATGGGGCAGTAAAATGCTTCTCGGGGCTACTTATTTCCTACCTATTTACGCGACAGTGTTTATTGTCGGTGGTTTCTGGGAAGTACTGTTCTGTATGGTGCGCAAGCACGAAGTTAACGAAGGTTTCTTTGTTACTTCGATTTTATTTGCCTTAATCGTTCCGCCAACATTACCACTTTGGCAAGCAGCACTAGGTATTACCTTTGGTGTTGTTGTCGCTAAAGAAATCTTTGGTGGTACTGGTCGTAACTTCCTTAACCCAGCGCTTGCCGGTCGTGCATTCCTGTTCTTTGCATACCCTGCACAGATTTCAGGTGATGTTGTTTGGACTGCAGCTGATGGCTTCTCTGGTGCTACGGCACTTAGCCAGTGGGCACAAGGCGGTAACGGCGCACTTATCAACGGTGTAACTGGCGAAGCAATTACTTGGATGGATGCCTTTATTGGTAACATTCCTGGTTCAATTGGTGAAGTATCTACATTGGCACTGATGATCGGTGCTGCAATGATTGTGTACATGGGCATTGCTTCATGGCGCATTATCATTGGTGTAATGCTTGGCATGGTTGCGACTTCGTTCTTGTTCAATGTGATTGGCTCTGACACCAATGCAATGTTTGCAATGCCTTGGCACTGGCACTTAGTGCTTGGTGGTTTTGCATTCGGCATGTTCTTTATGGCGACAGACCCAGTATCGGCTTCATTTACTGACAACGGTAAATGGGTATACGGTGCATTGATTGGTGCAATGTGTGTAATGATTCGTGTAGCTAACCCTGCATACCCAGAAGGTATGATGTTAGCGATCTTATTCGCGAACTTATTTGCACCTCTATTCGATCACGTTGTGGTTGAGAAGAACATCAAGCGGAGAAACGCACGCTATGGCAAATAA
- a CDS encoding Na(+)-translocating NADH-quinone reductase subunit A, translating to MITIKKGLDLPIAGGPSQVISDGKAINKVALLGEEYVGMRPTMHVRVGDDVKKGQVLFVDKKNEGVKFTAPASGKVIEVNRGAKRVLQSVVIEVSGDEQVTFESYKADQLASLDRDVIKTQLVDSGAWTALRTRPFSKVPSISSSTKAIFVTAMDTNPLAADPEVIIGEQAEAFSAGLDLLSKLTDDKVYVCKKGHSLPRSTQSNVEEHVFDGPHPAGLVGTHMHHLYPVNAEHVAWSINYQDVIAFGQLFLTGELYTDRVVSLAGPVVNKPRLVRTQIGAHLGDLADSELMPGDVRIISGSVLTGTQATGPHAYLGRYHLQVSALREGYEKELFGWAMPGKNKFSVTKAFLSHFFPSQVFNMTTTTNGSDRAMVPIGNYEKVMPLDMEPTLLFRDLCAGDIDSAQALGALELDEEDVALCSFVCPGKYDYAEMLRDCLDAIEKEG from the coding sequence ATGATTACAATAAAAAAGGGTTTGGATCTTCCTATTGCAGGTGGACCATCCCAGGTGATAAGTGATGGCAAAGCCATTAACAAAGTCGCCTTGCTTGGCGAAGAATACGTGGGTATGCGTCCAACGATGCATGTTCGCGTGGGTGATGATGTGAAAAAAGGCCAAGTTCTTTTTGTAGATAAAAAGAACGAAGGTGTAAAATTCACAGCTCCAGCAAGCGGTAAAGTCATTGAAGTTAACCGAGGCGCTAAACGCGTTCTTCAGTCAGTAGTGATTGAAGTATCAGGTGACGAGCAAGTGACTTTTGAAAGCTACAAAGCAGACCAACTAGCAAGTCTTGATCGCGATGTGATCAAAACTCAACTGGTTGATTCTGGTGCGTGGACTGCTTTGCGTACCCGTCCTTTCAGCAAGGTACCTTCAATTTCGTCGTCTACCAAGGCGATTTTTGTGACTGCGATGGATACTAATCCGTTAGCAGCTGACCCTGAAGTAATAATTGGTGAGCAAGCAGAAGCATTTTCTGCTGGTCTAGATTTGTTGTCTAAATTAACAGACGACAAAGTTTACGTATGTAAAAAAGGCCATAGCTTACCTCGCTCAACTCAAAGCAATGTCGAAGAACATGTATTTGATGGTCCACACCCAGCTGGGTTGGTGGGCACTCACATGCATCATTTGTATCCGGTCAATGCTGAACATGTAGCGTGGAGTATTAACTACCAAGATGTGATTGCATTTGGTCAGTTGTTCTTAACTGGTGAACTTTACACAGACCGTGTTGTTTCTCTCGCGGGTCCTGTCGTAAATAAACCTCGCTTAGTTCGCACTCAAATAGGTGCTCATTTAGGTGACTTAGCAGATAGCGAGTTAATGCCTGGTGATGTACGTATTATTTCCGGTTCAGTCTTGACTGGCACACAAGCAACAGGCCCTCATGCTTATCTTGGCCGTTATCATTTGCAAGTGTCAGCCTTACGTGAAGGTTACGAGAAAGAATTATTCGGTTGGGCTATGCCTGGCAAAAATAAGTTCTCGGTAACGAAAGCTTTCTTAAGTCACTTCTTCCCTAGTCAAGTGTTCAACATGACCACAACGACGAACGGCAGTGATCGTGCAATGGTTCCAATTGGTAACTACGAAAAAGTAATGCCACTTGATATGGAACCGACTTTGCTTTTTCGCGATCTTTGTGCGGGTGATATTGACAGTGCTCAAGCACTAGGTGCGTTAGAGCTGGACGAAGAAGATGTGGCTTTATGCTCGTTTGTTTGTCCGGGCAAATATGATTACGCGGAAATGTTGCGTGATTGTCTAGACGCCATCGAGAAGGAAGGGTAA
- the bolA gene encoding transcriptional regulator BolA — MIQEIIETKLHFAFEPEHLDVNNESYMHNVPAGSESHFKVIIVSDAFESQRLIARHRQVNVALAEELENNIHALSIHTYTSKEWKELRDGAPESPMCMGGSNTPSN; from the coding sequence ATGATTCAAGAAATCATTGAAACTAAACTGCATTTTGCGTTTGAACCCGAACACCTCGATGTGAACAATGAAAGCTATATGCACAATGTTCCTGCAGGCTCGGAAAGCCATTTTAAAGTTATCATTGTGAGTGATGCGTTTGAATCTCAACGCTTGATTGCTCGCCATCGACAAGTCAATGTCGCTTTAGCCGAAGAGCTAGAAAACAACATTCATGCATTGTCGATTCACACCTATACTTCCAAAGAATGGAAAGAACTTAGAGATGGAGCACCTGAAAGCCCGATGTGCATGGGTGGCAGTAATACCCCTTCGAATTAA
- a CDS encoding methyltransferase, producing the protein MNTELNLFERSLTLTRYPKRNNETLQAWNAGDEYLINHVEQELNLEPHQRILILNDHFGALSCWFSEKHHVFMMSDSFISHRGTSKNLEKNQSKEVKLLSCLDEIPADIDLVLMQLPKSNRLLTWQLSKLRKHLPSHCKVIGVNKAKDIHSSTLNLFEKHFGETTTSLAWKKHRLVFSLPNNQTVPDVSDTTNWSVDGHDITLKNHANVYSGESLDLGARLMLEHIPQDPELRHIIDLGCGNGVLAIKAAQLNPQARITCVDESFMAVESAKGNLIDNLCNERDIQCIANNCLDGFTPDSSYLVMCNPPFHQQQAITDHIAWQMFCDAKHVLNTGGQLIVIGNRHLGYDVKLKRLFGQSNVDVVASNNKFVILQATK; encoded by the coding sequence ATGAATACTGAACTGAATCTTTTCGAGCGCAGCTTGACTCTTACTCGCTACCCAAAGCGCAACAATGAAACATTGCAAGCATGGAACGCTGGAGACGAGTACCTCATTAATCATGTTGAACAGGAACTAAATTTAGAGCCGCACCAGCGAATCTTAATCCTTAATGACCATTTTGGTGCATTGTCTTGCTGGTTTTCAGAAAAGCATCACGTATTTATGATGAGTGACTCGTTTATCAGCCACCGAGGAACGAGTAAAAACTTAGAAAAAAATCAGAGTAAAGAGGTTAAGCTTCTCTCTTGCTTGGACGAAATCCCCGCGGATATTGATCTCGTTTTAATGCAACTGCCTAAAAGCAATCGTCTACTTACTTGGCAGCTCTCTAAATTGAGAAAGCATCTGCCAAGCCATTGTAAGGTTATCGGTGTTAACAAAGCGAAAGACATCCACTCTTCCACCTTAAACCTGTTTGAAAAGCACTTTGGTGAAACAACAACCTCACTTGCTTGGAAGAAACACCGTCTCGTTTTCTCTTTGCCAAATAACCAAACGGTTCCTGACGTGTCTGACACGACAAATTGGTCAGTAGACGGACATGACATCACACTAAAAAATCATGCTAACGTGTATTCAGGAGAGAGCTTAGATCTTGGTGCCCGCCTCATGTTAGAACACATCCCACAAGATCCAGAGCTTCGTCATATTATTGACCTAGGTTGTGGTAATGGTGTGTTGGCGATAAAAGCAGCCCAACTAAACCCTCAGGCGCGCATTACCTGTGTCGACGAAAGCTTCATGGCGGTTGAATCAGCCAAAGGTAATTTAATCGATAACTTATGTAACGAGCGTGATATTCAGTGTATCGCAAACAACTGCTTAGATGGATTTACACCAGACAGCTCCTACTTGGTGATGTGTAACCCTCCATTTCACCAACAGCAAGCCATTACTGATCATATTGCTTGGCAAATGTTCTGTGATGCAAAGCATGTTCTTAATACTGGCGGTCAATTAATTGTTATTGGCAACCGTCACCTAGGCTACGATGTTAAGCTTAAACGCTTATTTGGTCAGTCAAATGTAGACGTGGTTGCATCAAACAATAAATTTGTTATTTTACAAGCCACTAAGTAA
- a CDS encoding YajG family lipoprotein, whose product MRKLIVAASIVLLAACASPQKEEQISINPQPTLSNQKMVDNVTFTLSSKDLRTAQYVALVKSGRKSTQPIHARQNLRVAIETALYEQLISQGFQMVVNSNNTLTLEVQQVLVNVANTLMENEMDAVVTLQLTAETPQGKFVKTYNGTGKKTGTMAASDEEIATVLNDVINLTLAEIANDQELSDYMKERF is encoded by the coding sequence ATGAGAAAACTGATTGTCGCTGCCTCAATCGTACTACTTGCGGCCTGCGCTTCTCCTCAAAAAGAAGAGCAAATCAGCATCAACCCGCAACCTACGTTAAGTAATCAAAAAATGGTTGATAACGTAACCTTCACTTTATCAAGCAAAGATTTACGTACAGCACAGTATGTAGCACTAGTGAAAAGCGGCCGTAAGAGCACTCAACCCATTCATGCGCGTCAAAACCTTCGTGTTGCGATTGAGACCGCTCTTTATGAGCAGTTAATTTCTCAAGGCTTCCAAATGGTCGTAAACAGCAACAACACGTTAACACTAGAAGTTCAACAAGTGCTTGTTAATGTTGCCAATACCCTAATGGAAAACGAAATGGATGCCGTTGTTACTTTGCAACTGACTGCCGAGACTCCACAAGGGAAATTCGTTAAGACCTATAACGGCACAGGTAAAAAAACAGGCACTATGGCCGCTTCTGATGAAGAAATCGCTACCGTACTAAATGACGTAATCAACTTAACATTGGCAGAAATTGCCAACGATCAAGAACTCTCAGATTACATGAAGGAGCGCTTCTAA
- a CDS encoding peptidylprolyl isomerase, producing MRKLLVAMLCCIAWPTMAANVVFETTQGSFTVELNEEKAPITVKNFLRYVEDGSYEGSQFHRVIAGFMAQGGGFDADLNRLATYAPIRNEASNGLKNNVATIAMARTSDPHSASRQFFINLQDNDFLNYSARNDGYAVFGKVTQGFEVIESMAMQPTGIQNGMKDVPVAPIVVNKVTLQK from the coding sequence ATGCGTAAATTACTCGTTGCGATGCTTTGCTGCATCGCCTGGCCAACAATGGCTGCGAATGTGGTTTTTGAAACAACACAAGGCAGTTTCACGGTTGAACTCAATGAAGAAAAAGCACCTATCACCGTTAAAAACTTTTTACGTTATGTTGAAGATGGCAGCTACGAAGGCAGCCAATTTCACCGCGTAATTGCTGGTTTCATGGCTCAAGGTGGTGGTTTTGATGCTGATCTAAATCGCCTGGCGACTTACGCACCCATTCGTAATGAAGCAAGCAATGGCCTAAAAAACAACGTGGCGACTATCGCTATGGCGAGAACTTCAGATCCTCATTCTGCTAGCCGTCAGTTTTTTATTAACTTACAAGACAACGATTTCTTGAACTATTCTGCTCGTAATGACGGCTATGCCGTATTTGGCAAAGTAACACAGGGATTTGAAGTCATTGAAAGTATGGCAATGCAACCTACAGGTATTCAAAACGGCATGAAAGATGTGCCTGTCGCGCCTATCGTAGTCAACAAAGTTACACTACAAAAATAA
- a CDS encoding AmpG family muropeptide MFS transporter: MTSKMSWMETFRSYLDRRLLWVFMLGCSSGFPWVLIGSNMSGWLKDAGLTRAAIGYFGSVFAVYAINFLWAPLVDRVKLPLLHRLLGQRRSWIFFCQCFVLICTLFIAGVNPANDLMFTSMLALGIAIASATQDIAIDAYRIDTFPKSESSKLPQASAMAVAGWWTGYSLPGYLAFVNADAIGWNGVYYGMAVIVGVLMLFTLLVGEPKTLRERLQMQAEARHSEVVGSKLIAWLTVTAIEPFWDFFKRNGVRVAVTLLLFVFLFKIGEAFLGRMSIAFYKEVGFSNEQIGHYSKLIGWWVTIVFTIVGSMFNVKFGIVRGLMIGGVAMAASNLMFAWIASVGPNENLFLATIIVDNFTTAFSTVAFVSFLTVLTGQAFSATQYALLASLGNFGRTTLASFSGELADYLNDWSLFFIITALMVIPSLIMLYSLRHYFTDLLEKARKRDQDLEQDIELKQE, encoded by the coding sequence ATGACAAGTAAAATGTCTTGGATGGAAACGTTCCGCAGTTATCTTGATAGACGCTTACTTTGGGTATTCATGCTGGGTTGTTCCAGTGGCTTTCCTTGGGTACTGATTGGTTCCAACATGTCTGGTTGGCTTAAAGATGCCGGACTTACTCGAGCCGCTATCGGCTATTTTGGCTCTGTTTTTGCTGTTTATGCCATTAACTTTCTTTGGGCTCCGTTAGTCGACCGCGTCAAACTCCCTTTGCTTCACCGCCTGCTTGGACAACGTCGTAGTTGGATTTTCTTTTGCCAATGTTTTGTCTTGATCTGCACCTTATTTATTGCTGGCGTTAATCCCGCAAATGATTTGATGTTCACTTCCATGCTAGCTCTGGGTATTGCGATTGCTTCAGCTACGCAAGACATTGCCATTGATGCCTACCGGATTGATACGTTCCCTAAGTCTGAATCGAGCAAACTGCCACAAGCCTCTGCGATGGCTGTTGCGGGTTGGTGGACGGGTTACTCATTGCCTGGCTATCTAGCATTTGTTAACGCTGATGCAATCGGTTGGAATGGTGTTTATTACGGAATGGCCGTCATCGTCGGTGTTCTCATGTTATTTACACTTTTAGTCGGCGAGCCTAAAACACTCCGTGAGCGCTTACAGATGCAAGCTGAAGCGCGTCACTCTGAAGTAGTAGGTTCCAAATTGATTGCATGGCTAACCGTAACGGCCATTGAACCTTTCTGGGATTTCTTTAAGCGAAATGGCGTTCGTGTCGCGGTTACACTTCTGCTGTTTGTCTTTTTGTTCAAGATTGGCGAAGCCTTCCTTGGAAGAATGTCGATAGCCTTCTATAAAGAAGTGGGCTTTAGTAACGAACAAATTGGTCACTACTCTAAATTGATTGGCTGGTGGGTAACGATTGTCTTCACCATCGTTGGCAGTATGTTCAACGTGAAGTTTGGTATTGTACGCGGCCTAATGATTGGTGGCGTGGCAATGGCGGCAAGTAACTTAATGTTCGCATGGATTGCAAGCGTGGGACCGAACGAGAATCTATTCTTAGCCACGATCATCGTTGACAACTTTACGACGGCCTTCTCTACCGTTGCTTTTGTCTCTTTCCTAACCGTATTAACTGGGCAGGCATTTTCAGCCACACAATATGCGCTACTCGCATCGCTAGGTAATTTTGGCCGAACGACGCTTGCATCGTTTAGTGGGGAGTTGGCTGATTACCTTAATGATTGGTCGTTATTCTTCATTATTACGGCACTAATGGTAATACCAAGCCTCATCATGCTCTATTCATTAAGGCACTACTTTACCGATTTACTCGAAAAAGCGAGGAAACGTGACCAAGATCTTGAGCAAGATATTGAACTCAAACAAGAATAA
- a CDS encoding outer membrane protein OmpK, translating to MRKSLLALSLVAAAATAPVQAEYLYGFGGMYLDHQSWNHGPNAIKNASDRNQFVVGIEGGAGFTWGELYGFYDYESVEKSSDKRKASVKGQAHVYLGDTGASLYAQVYNHDNAQQSEQNRVIGLGYTKLTGEDWWFKPWVGVHEVNAWSNFGYGNFNYDGLNGYMAGWSAGYKFEALGQNFSLVNWNEIEFNRADEYAAEMGGKTGLNGAAMLFWHVTDNFSTALTYRYFQNKLGVNEKLNDGNAYGDALIYRVQYNF from the coding sequence ATGCGTAAATCACTTTTGGCTCTTAGCCTTGTTGCAGCAGCTGCAACAGCTCCAGTTCAAGCAGAATACCTATACGGTTTTGGCGGCATGTACCTAGATCACCAAAGCTGGAACCATGGTCCAAATGCAATTAAAAATGCTAGCGACCGCAACCAATTTGTAGTGGGTATTGAAGGTGGTGCTGGATTTACGTGGGGCGAACTATACGGTTTTTACGATTACGAAAGTGTTGAAAAATCATCAGACAAGCGTAAAGCATCTGTAAAAGGTCAAGCACACGTTTATCTGGGCGATACTGGTGCTAGCCTTTACGCACAAGTTTACAATCATGATAACGCTCAACAAAGTGAACAAAACCGCGTAATTGGTCTTGGCTACACTAAACTAACTGGCGAAGATTGGTGGTTTAAGCCATGGGTTGGTGTTCATGAAGTAAACGCATGGTCTAACTTTGGTTACGGCAACTTCAACTATGATGGCCTTAACGGTTACATGGCCGGTTGGTCTGCTGGATACAAATTTGAAGCACTAGGTCAGAACTTCTCTTTAGTTAACTGGAACGAAATTGAGTTTAACCGTGCTGATGAATACGCTGCTGAAATGGGCGGAAAAACAGGCCTAAACGGCGCTGCAATGTTGTTCTGGCACGTAACAGACAACTTTTCCACAGCTCTTACTTACCGTTACTTCCAAAACAAGCTTGGTGTTAACGAAAAGCTAAACGACGGTAACGCATACGGTGACGCTCTAATCTACCGTGTACAATACAACTTCTAA
- the panE gene encoding 2-dehydropantoate 2-reductase has product MNITIVGPGAIGALWAYKLQQAGHNISLWQRKGDTSTFAIQLDNEEKITFPSNDTGLLANSDLVLITVKAWQVESAITPLLDHIHPDTILLFMHNGMGALDELEATLSSWPVLIATTTQAAFKPSKHQVHHTGNGTTQIGAWNKKGQQCAFVADVFNHALPQTSWNDHIIDALWLKLAINCAINPLTALNQCKNGALAGDRYHEQITDIINELTQVMQQQHIQFDEETLKQTIYNVITATAENYSSMQQDIQHQRVSEIDFITGYVVKCAQRHQLSVPANKQLLGSIKQIEQSWSQQ; this is encoded by the coding sequence TTGAATATCACCATTGTTGGCCCCGGTGCCATTGGCGCTCTTTGGGCATATAAACTTCAACAAGCGGGGCATAATATCTCGCTGTGGCAGCGAAAAGGTGACACTTCGACTTTTGCGATTCAACTCGACAATGAAGAGAAAATCACTTTTCCTAGCAATGATACTGGGCTTCTTGCTAATAGCGATTTGGTTCTCATCACAGTGAAAGCTTGGCAAGTAGAAAGCGCGATTACCCCTCTGCTAGATCATATCCACCCTGATACCATATTGTTATTTATGCACAACGGCATGGGTGCGCTAGATGAATTAGAAGCAACGCTTTCAAGCTGGCCAGTCTTAATCGCAACGACGACACAAGCCGCGTTCAAACCCAGTAAGCATCAGGTACACCACACCGGAAACGGAACCACTCAGATCGGAGCATGGAACAAAAAAGGCCAACAATGTGCCTTTGTTGCCGATGTGTTTAATCACGCGTTACCACAAACAAGTTGGAACGATCATATTATCGATGCACTCTGGCTAAAGCTCGCTATCAACTGTGCAATCAACCCGCTTACTGCCCTCAATCAGTGTAAAAATGGTGCGCTCGCAGGCGATCGTTATCATGAACAAATAACCGACATTATTAATGAACTGACTCAAGTCATGCAGCAGCAACACATTCAGTTTGATGAAGAAACACTGAAACAAACCATTTATAATGTCATTACTGCAACGGCTGAAAACTACTCTTCCATGCAGCAAGATATACAGCACCAGCGAGTGTCAGAGATAGACTTTATCACAGGCTATGTGGTCAAATGCGCGCAACGACATCAACTTTCTGTGCCAGCCAATAAGCAACTGCTTGGAAGCATTAAGCAAATCGAACAATCTTGGAGTCAACAATGA
- a CDS encoding DJ-1 family glyoxalase III — protein sequence MSHKILVPIAEGSEEMEAVTIIDIMVRAGYQVTVASADPEGKLTMTASRGVTLTADCRLIDIADQEFDAILLPGGVGGSEAFRDSTVLIEMIKQHMYESRLMGAICAAPALVFQQNQLYTKALMTCHPAFQDQIPEELRRVKRVVYDITHNLMTSQGPGTALEFAMEIVIQLSGKPHAWSIAEPMVTQPTLHYHEMGK from the coding sequence ATGAGCCATAAAATATTAGTCCCTATTGCCGAAGGCAGCGAAGAGATGGAAGCGGTCACCATCATTGATATTATGGTTCGTGCGGGCTACCAAGTAACGGTAGCGAGTGCAGATCCTGAAGGTAAGTTGACTATGACCGCTTCTCGTGGGGTGACACTCACTGCTGACTGCCGTTTAATCGACATTGCCGACCAAGAATTTGATGCCATCTTATTGCCAGGTGGTGTTGGCGGCTCTGAAGCTTTTCGCGACAGCACTGTGCTCATAGAAATGATTAAACAGCATATGTATGAAAGCCGCTTGATGGGGGCAATCTGTGCCGCTCCTGCTTTGGTTTTTCAGCAAAACCAGCTCTATACCAAAGCCTTAATGACTTGCCACCCTGCCTTTCAAGACCAAATTCCTGAAGAACTGAGACGTGTAAAACGCGTGGTTTATGACATTACTCATAACCTGATGACCAGCCAAGGCCCCGGCACGGCTTTAGAGTTCGCCATGGAAATCGTTATCCAGCTATCTGGCAAACCACATGCTTGGAGTATTGCTGAACCTATGGTCACTCAACCAACACTTCACTACCATGAGATGGGAAAATAA